The sequence CGTGGCGTCCAGGATGTCCGCGTCGGTCCAGCCCAGGGCCCGCAGGCCGTCCAGGTCGGCGGCGCTGATCGAGGCGGGCTCGGACAGGGCCCTGCGCACGAAGACCGCCAGGGCGGCCTCGCGTTCCTCCAGGGACTCCGGGGCCCGGCCCTGGGACAGGGCCTCCAGGTCGGCGGGGCTCATGCCCATGCGCTGGAGCAGGCCGCCGTTGAAGTCCAGGCAGGCCTCGTGGCAGGACAGGTTCGAGGCCGCGTAGCGGATGGCGGCCAGAAGCGGCGCGCTCAGGTTCTTGTGTCCCACGTAGTAGCGCATGGCGCCGAACTGGACCTGCTGGAGTTCCGGGCTGGCCGAGAGCAGGCGCATGGGCATGGGCACCTCGCCGAGCTGGTCGAAGATCGAATAGACCTCGGCCACGCTGCCCGTGGCCTGCCCGGGTTCCACCGTCTTGAGCAGAATCATGTGTTTCTCCTTTGGGTTCGTATTGTAATGGACCGGTCAACTATTTTCAGGCGCGGACAGGGGCGACGATTGCCGATGCCGCGCGGCCTAGGCCAGCAGATGGTCGAAGAGGAATTCCTCGAAGCGCAGCAAGGGCGCGGGGTCCTTCTCGACCTTCATGCGCAGGAGCGCGCCCTCCCAGGCGTCCAGGATGAAGCCGGCGGCCTGTCGCGGGTCCAGGCCGGACTTCAGCTCGCCGCGCTCGCGGGCCTGGGCCAGGAGTCCGGCCAACCGCTCGGACATGGCGGACATGGCGGCCTGGAGGGCCTGGCGCATGGCCGGAGAGAGGTCGCTCATCTCCTGGGCCAGGTTGCCCAGGGGGCAGCCGCGCGCGCAGCCGCCCTCGGCCTGGAACTCCCGGAAGGTCTGGAACAGGCGGCGCATGCGGGCCAGGGGCGGGGCGTCGCCCTGGTCCAGGAGGGAGGCGGAAATCCCGGCCATGCGCTGGGCGTGGTGCTCCACCAGGGCCAGGCCGAAGTCCTCCTTGCTCTTGAAGTAGAAGTAGAAGGAGCCCTTGGGCACCCCGGCGGCGGCCAGGATGTCGGCCAGCCCGGTGTTGTGGAAGCCCTGGCGGTGGATGAGGTCCGCCCCGGCGTCGAGAATGGCCTGCCTTGCGTCACGCTTCATGCGGCGACTAATAGACCAGTCGTCTAGCATCTGTCAACCGGCCGGCTCCGCCGGTTTATAGGAAGGCGGGAGAAGGTTGGTTCTCTAAAAAGGGCCGAAGACCCCCGGCTTCGCCGGGTTACAGAAAGCCGTGAAGAAGGCTGGTTTTCTCAAGAGGGCCGAAGGCCCCCCGCTCAGTCGACCTTGAGGATCACGGAGTAGGCGGAGAACGTCACCCAGGCGGAATCATCGGCGCGCAGGCCCAGGCGCTGGGCGCTTTCGGCCGTGGTCACGGAGCAGACCCGGGTGTCGTCGGCCAGGCGCACGATGACCTCGGCCGTGACCTGGCCCGCCAGCACGCGCTCGACCACGCCGTGCAGGCGGTTCTCGGCCGAGGAACGGGGCTCGGGCTCGCAGGTCTCCACCAGGACCCAGGGGGCCTTGATCTCGGCGGTGAGGAGCATGCCGGGCCGGATGCCCAGGGACTGCACGCTGTCCACGGTGATGATCGAGGAGATGGCGTGTCCGCCCAGGGTGGAAAGCTCCACGCGGGCCTGGATGTCGCCCTGGACCACGCGGGCCACCTTGCCGAAGAAGGCGTTGCGCGCGCTGGTCTTGCGGCGGGACTCGCGCTCCAGGATGTGTTCGGTGATGCGCTTCTTGTCCTCGGCGGAGAAGTCCAGGAAGGCGGCGGTGAGGTCCGCGGAGGACTGGCCGAGCAGGTCCTGGACCACCTTGAGGGGCATGTCGCCGCGCAGCAGCTCGATGGCCCGGGAGCGGCGCAGGACCGTGGGATTGGCCAGTTCCAGGGGGATTCCGGCGGCCCGGGCGCGCTCCTGGAACTTGCGGCGGATGTGGCCCTGGTCCATGCGGCAGAGCGCGCCGCGCAGGGGCAGGAGCGCGGGGTCGGCCAGGAGGCGGCGCATCTCGGCGGCGGCCTCGTCGGCCAGGCGCACCTCGCGCGTGCTCTTGCGGCCCCGGAAGCGGACCACCCCGGCCACGGGGTCCAGGTCCGCGGCGTCGTCCAGGGCCAGGACCTCGCCCAGGCGCGCGCCGGTGTGGCGCAAGAGGAGGTAGATGAGCAGGAGCCGCAGCCGCGACCGGCGCGTGTCCGCGCGGCGGGGCAGCTCGGCCCACTGGGCGAAGGCCTCGGTCAGCCGCGCCAGGTCGATGGTGTCCAGGTACTTCACCCCCTCGGGCACGGCGAACACGGCCGAGGGGTTGAGGCGGCCCGGGACGGGCTCCGGCGATGGTTGACGGCTCTTCATCCATGCAGGATACAAGGAGAGTGGCCGGAAGCCAAGGGGCACACGGATGAAAAAAAACGCGTGACAAGGCGCGCGGCGGCGGGTAAGGCTGGACTCACACGAGTTCTAAAAAACACGTGATAGTGCCGCCAGGCGGCGCAAGGAGGCGGGCCATGTATTTCTCCGTCGCCGGAATCGAAGTCCAGCCCTGGATTCCCCCGCTCACGGCCTTCTGCGTGTCCTTCTTCACCAGCATGGGCGGCGTGTCCGGGGCCTTCCTGCTCCTGCCCTTCCAGATGAACATCCTGGGCTACGTGAACCCCTCGGTGAGCGCCACGAACCACGTCTTCAACATCACGGCCATCCCGGCCGGGGTCTACCGCTACATCCGCGAGGGCCGCATGGTCTGGCCCCTGACCTGGGTGGTGGTCATCGGCACCCTGCCCGGGGTCTTCATCGGCTCGCTCCTGCGCGTGGTCTACCTGCCCGACCCGAGGAACTTCAAGTTCTTCGTGGGCCTGGTCCTGCTCTACATCGGCGGCCGGATGATCCTCGACCTGCTCAGGAAGCCCGCGCCGGGCCAGGACAAGAAGAGCGCCGAGAAGCGCTTCCAGGAGACGGTCAAGGCCTGGCGCAGCCGCGCCGAATCCACCGGCGAGAAGCTCCCGGCCGTGCGCGTGACGCGCTTCAGCACCACGCGCATCGCCTACGAATTCTACGGCGAGGCCTTCGAGATATCCACCCCCGGCATCCTCTCCCTGAGCCTCGTGGTGGGCGTCATCGGCGGCACCTACGGCATCGGCGGCGGGGCCATCATCGCGCCGTTCTTCGTCTCGGTCTTCGGCCTGCCGGTGTACACCGTGGCCGGGGCCGCGCTCATGGGCACCTGCGTCACCTCCCTGGCGGGCGTGACCTTCTTCCAGGTCATCGCGCCCTGGTTCCCGAACCAGTCCGTGGCCCCGGACTGGATCCTGGGCCTGCTCTTCGGCCTGGGCGGCATGGCCGGGATGTACCTCGGCGCGCGCTGCCAGAAGTTCGTGCCCGCCCGGTACATCAAGTGGATGCTCGGAGCGGTCATCTTCTGGATGGCCCTCAAGTACGTGGTGGGCTTCTTCCTCTAACCGCACCGCCGGCCAACGGCCGCACCGGCGGCCGGCGCGGCCCACCAGCAGACCCGGGGCCCCCTCCTCCCCGGGTTTTCGCGTCCGTTTCCCGCGCCTTGACCCCTGGTCCAGGGCAATGCTATCGTCTGGCGACGATCATCCAAGTTACTGATAATAAAGACTGACGATGGAGGACGGAATGGACGAGCGCACGCTGACCCACGCCGACCTGGCGCAAGGGGCCGGGGTCTCGGTGACGAGCATCAAGAGCTACCGGGCCAAGTTCCCGGGCTTCATCCCGGTGGCCTCCTGGACCAAGCCCATCCGCTTCCGGCCCGAGGCCCTGCCAGTGTGCGTCCGCATCCGCGCCCTGTTCGCCGAGGGCCGGAGTGTGGCCCAGGTGCGCGCGGCCCTGGCCCAGGAATTCCCGGAAAACGCCGCCGAGAAGCCCGCGGAGGAGGTCCGGAACCCCTTCGCCGCCGGAGTCAGCGAGCGCTCGTTCCAGGAGTTCTTCCAGGCCGCCGGAAAGATGATGCAGGGCATGGCCGCCCTGGCCACGGCCCAGGCCCGCGCGGACCAGCGGCTCACGCGCCTGGAGCGGGCCCTGGAGGACCTGGCCTCGGTCCAGGCCCAGGGCGCGGAGGCCATGACCCGGCTGGCCGCCGAGATCGGGGAATGGTCCGCCGGGGCGGCCCGGCCGCGCAAGGTCGTGGCCGTGCGCGGGACCGAGGGCCGAACCGAGACCTACGCCTTCGAGGAGCGCGCCGAGCCCGCGCCGAAGCCCGCGCCCTCGGACCTGCCGCCGGAGCCCCTGCTCGGCCTGCCCGTGGCCATACGCACCGAGCGCGGCGAGTTCCTGGGCGTGCCCGGCCGCCTCTCCCTGGCCGCCTTCGCGGCCGCCCTGGAGCGCCAGGCCGGGAGCCCGGCGGACTGGACCCGCGCGGAGGACGGCTTCGTGCTCACTCTCAACCTGGGCGGCGCGGCCCACGCCCTGCGCTTCAACCCGGCCACCTCGCCCAGCGGCGTGGAAGTGGCCCTGCTGGCGGGCCTGGACCTGGACGGCGGCGAAACCACCCCGGCCTTCATCCAGGAATTCGTGCGGCAGGTGCGGGAGCGGATGGACAGGGCGTAGGGCGCGCGGCCCTACTTCCCCTTCTCGATCAAGGCGCTGAAGAAGAATTCGCCCAGCGGCGTATCGTGCGGCGTGGTCCAGGTGCGCGTCACCCGGGCCTTGTCCGCGCGCTTGCGGAAGCCCTCCACCAGCAGCTCGTTCTCGTCCGGGTTGAGCGTGCAGGTGATCACGGCCATGACCCCGCCGGGCCGCAGGGCCTCGTAGGAGGCGTCCAGGATGGCCGCCTGGAGCCGGGTCAGGTCGCGCACGTCGCGCAGGCCGCGCTTCCACTTGATGTCCGGCCGCCGCGAAAGCACGCCCAGGCCCGAGCAGGGCAGGTCCAGGAGCACGCTGCCCGGGGAGGAACGCAACGGCGCGGGACGGTCCGCGCGGGCCCGGAAGCAGGGCACCTCGGGCATGTCCCGGCGCAGGGCCCTGAGCCGCCCCAGGTGGATGTCCGAGGCGATCACGGACTTGCCCAGCTCCAGGAGGTGCCGGGTCTTGTTGCCGCGCCCGGCGCAGGCGTCCAGCACGGGCTCGGGCCAGGCCCCGGGGGCCAGGACCGAGAGCGCGGCGCGGGCCACGAAGCTCTGGCGCGTCACGTACTGCGCGGCCTCGCCGTCCAGGTCCAGCTCCGTGGCCGGGGGAAAGGCGAAGGCCCGCCCCTCGCGGGCCAGCAGGTCCGGGTCGTGTTCCAAGGCCCGGGCCAGGTCGCGGCCCTGGCGTCCGTGGGAGACCACCAGCCCCAGGGCCGGGGCCCGGGTCTGGGCCGCCAGGTAGCCCTCGGCGCGCTCCTGGCCGTAGGCCGAGAGCCAGAGCCGCACGATCCACTCCGGGCAGGAGTGCCAGCGGCAGAGAAATTCCACCTCGTCGGCCGCGCCCTCGCGGTAGAACCCGGGCTCGCGCGGAGCCGCCCCCAGATCCGAGACCCGGCGCAACACGGCGTTGAACAGCCCGGACAGCCGCCCCTCGCCCTGGCCCTTGGCCCAGTCCACGGCCCAGGACACCGAGGCGTAGGCCGGAACCTTGTCCAGGAAAAGAATCTCGTAGGCCGCCAGGCCCAGTCCCAGGGCCAGGTTCTCGGGCATGGCCCCGGGCTTGCCCAGGAAGCGCGAGAGCACGTGGTCCACCCGGCCCTTGAGCCGCAGGTAGCCGTAGGCCAGCTCCGTGACCAGGCCCGCGTCGCGCGGGTCCAGGCGTTGGGCGCTCAGCGAGGCGTCCAGGGCGGCCTGGACGTCCTGGCC is a genomic window of Desulfovibrio aminophilus containing:
- a CDS encoding TOBE domain-containing protein, with the protein product MKSRQPSPEPVPGRLNPSAVFAVPEGVKYLDTIDLARLTEAFAQWAELPRRADTRRSRLRLLLIYLLLRHTGARLGEVLALDDAADLDPVAGVVRFRGRKSTREVRLADEAAAEMRRLLADPALLPLRGALCRMDQGHIRRKFQERARAAGIPLELANPTVLRRSRAIELLRGDMPLKVVQDLLGQSSADLTAAFLDFSAEDKKRITEHILERESRRKTSARNAFFGKVARVVQGDIQARVELSTLGGHAISSIITVDSVQSLGIRPGMLLTAEIKAPWVLVETCEPEPRSSAENRLHGVVERVLAGQVTAEVIVRLADDTRVCSVTTAESAQRLGLRADDSAWVTFSAYSVILKVD
- a CDS encoding sulfite exporter TauE/SafE family protein, yielding MYFSVAGIEVQPWIPPLTAFCVSFFTSMGGVSGAFLLLPFQMNILGYVNPSVSATNHVFNITAIPAGVYRYIREGRMVWPLTWVVVIGTLPGVFIGSLLRVVYLPDPRNFKFFVGLVLLYIGGRMILDLLRKPAPGQDKKSAEKRFQETVKAWRSRAESTGEKLPAVRVTRFSTTRIAYEFYGEAFEISTPGILSLSLVVGVIGGTYGIGGGAIIAPFFVSVFGLPVYTVAGAALMGTCVTSLAGVTFFQVIAPWFPNQSVAPDWILGLLFGLGGMAGMYLGARCQKFVPARYIKWMLGAVIFWMALKYVVGFFL
- a CDS encoding carboxymuconolactone decarboxylase family protein, encoding MILLKTVEPGQATGSVAEVYSIFDQLGEVPMPMRLLSASPELQQVQFGAMRYYVGHKNLSAPLLAAIRYAASNLSCHEACLDFNGGLLQRMGMSPADLEALSQGRAPESLEEREAALAVFVRRALSEPASISAADLDGLRALGWTDADILDATAHGASLMASAALQKAFVRGSAAS
- a CDS encoding transcription antitermination factor NusB — protein: MARPGKPLPPARGVALRALSQCLWRGQDVQAALDASLSAQRLDPRDAGLVTELAYGYLRLKGRVDHVLSRFLGKPGAMPENLALGLGLAAYEILFLDKVPAYASVSWAVDWAKGQGEGRLSGLFNAVLRRVSDLGAAPREPGFYREGAADEVEFLCRWHSCPEWIVRLWLSAYGQERAEGYLAAQTRAPALGLVVSHGRQGRDLARALEHDPDLLAREGRAFAFPPATELDLDGEAAQYVTRQSFVARAALSVLAPGAWPEPVLDACAGRGNKTRHLLELGKSVIASDIHLGRLRALRRDMPEVPCFRARADRPAPLRSSPGSVLLDLPCSGLGVLSRRPDIKWKRGLRDVRDLTRLQAAILDASYEALRPGGVMAVITCTLNPDENELLVEGFRKRADKARVTRTWTTPHDTPLGEFFFSALIEKGK
- a CDS encoding DNA-binding protein, whose translation is MDERTLTHADLAQGAGVSVTSIKSYRAKFPGFIPVASWTKPIRFRPEALPVCVRIRALFAEGRSVAQVRAALAQEFPENAAEKPAEEVRNPFAAGVSERSFQEFFQAAGKMMQGMAALATAQARADQRLTRLERALEDLASVQAQGAEAMTRLAAEIGEWSAGAARPRKVVAVRGTEGRTETYAFEERAEPAPKPAPSDLPPEPLLGLPVAIRTERGEFLGVPGRLSLAAFAAALERQAGSPADWTRAEDGFVLTLNLGGAAHALRFNPATSPSGVEVALLAGLDLDGGETTPAFIQEFVRQVRERMDRA
- a CDS encoding TetR/AcrR family transcriptional regulator: MKRDARQAILDAGADLIHRQGFHNTGLADILAAAGVPKGSFYFYFKSKEDFGLALVEHHAQRMAGISASLLDQGDAPPLARMRRLFQTFREFQAEGGCARGCPLGNLAQEMSDLSPAMRQALQAAMSAMSERLAGLLAQARERGELKSGLDPRQAAGFILDAWEGALLRMKVEKDPAPLLRFEEFLFDHLLA